A region from the Sandaracinus amylolyticus genome encodes:
- a CDS encoding pyridoxal-phosphate dependent enzyme: MSERYAADLAAVREAAERIRPWAIRTPVMTSSTMDARSGRELFFKCETFQRVGAFKFRGACNAVMKLDDATAARGVATHSSGNHAQALALAAKLRGIPAHVVMPTSAPAIKKEAVLGYGANVIPCAPTLAAREETAARVVAETGATLIPPYDHPDVIAGQGTIALELLDEIADLDAIVVPIGGGGMISGIALAARELAPRVKVIAAEPAGADDAARSKAGGALVPQTGPKTIADGLLTSLGSLTWPVVRDVVDRVITVDEDAIVRAMRLVFERMKLVIEPSAAVGVAVALSDAMREVEGAQRVGVVLCGGNVALDRLPWITRPA, translated from the coding sequence ATGAGCGAGCGGTACGCAGCGGATCTCGCCGCGGTGCGCGAAGCGGCAGAGCGCATCAGACCGTGGGCGATCCGCACCCCGGTGATGACGTCGAGCACGATGGACGCGCGGTCGGGGCGAGAGCTCTTCTTCAAGTGCGAGACGTTCCAGCGCGTCGGCGCGTTCAAGTTCCGCGGCGCGTGCAACGCGGTGATGAAGCTCGACGACGCGACCGCGGCGCGCGGCGTCGCGACGCACTCGAGCGGCAACCACGCGCAGGCGCTCGCGCTCGCAGCGAAGCTCCGCGGCATCCCCGCGCACGTCGTCATGCCGACGAGCGCACCCGCCATCAAGAAGGAAGCAGTCCTCGGGTACGGCGCGAACGTCATCCCGTGCGCGCCGACGCTCGCCGCGCGCGAGGAGACCGCGGCGCGCGTCGTCGCCGAGACCGGCGCGACGCTGATCCCGCCCTACGATCATCCCGACGTGATCGCGGGCCAGGGCACGATCGCGCTCGAGCTCCTGGACGAGATCGCCGACCTCGACGCGATCGTGGTGCCGATCGGCGGAGGCGGGATGATCAGCGGCATCGCGCTCGCCGCGCGCGAGCTCGCGCCGCGCGTGAAGGTGATCGCCGCCGAGCCCGCCGGCGCCGACGACGCGGCGCGCAGCAAGGCGGGCGGCGCGCTCGTGCCCCAGACCGGCCCGAAGACGATCGCGGACGGGCTGCTGACCTCGCTCGGATCGCTCACCTGGCCGGTGGTGCGCGACGTCGTCGATCGAGTGATCACGGTCGACGAAGACGCGATCGTGCGCGCGATGCGGCTCGTGTTCGAGCGCATGAAGCTCGTCATCGAGCCGAGCGCCGCCGTCGGCGTGGCGGTCGCGCTGAGCGACGCCATGCGCGAGGTCGAGGGCGCGCAGCGCGTCGGCGTGGTGCTGTGCGGCGGGAACGTCGCTCTCGATCGACTGCCGTGGATCACCCGACCGGCGTGA
- a CDS encoding 1-acyl-sn-glycerol-3-phosphate acyltransferase produces MTERCVAKWAHRGDMLAATRFGMRRYDVDSIDNRDRKAIERTLKVLEPVLERFFSPVIRGLDRVPSGPGLYVANHNGGVLFPDTYVLGAALYRHGGLEDLPYALAHDMAVRPPIANQILVPLGGVRASPENAHKLFEAGRKVLVYPGGDVEALRPFKDRDKIVFGERRGYLRLAIEEGVPLIPVVTAGAHAGLMVLDDGGRIARWLGIDRLLRVKVCPVVLSVPWGLTIGFPPPYVPVPTRMFMEVLEPMKLERSGSDAANDREYVDRCHRRVVGTMQAALTRLARERAADKRTRQLSKLDRVVDWMGLSPEQRDAIEELAVRSHVMPGREVERPAWTTLPAVDERAREVELDELESGEHVIGTGAQSVAVARV; encoded by the coding sequence GTGACTGAACGGTGCGTTGCCAAGTGGGCACACAGAGGCGATATGCTTGCGGCAACAAGGTTCGGCATGCGCCGGTACGACGTCGACTCCATCGACAACCGCGATCGCAAGGCGATCGAGCGGACGCTCAAGGTCCTCGAGCCGGTCCTCGAGCGCTTCTTCTCGCCGGTGATCCGCGGTCTGGACCGGGTGCCCTCGGGGCCCGGGCTGTACGTCGCGAACCACAACGGCGGGGTGCTCTTCCCGGACACCTACGTGCTCGGCGCGGCGCTCTACCGGCACGGCGGGCTCGAGGACCTGCCGTACGCGCTGGCGCACGACATGGCGGTGCGACCGCCGATCGCGAACCAGATCCTCGTGCCGCTCGGCGGTGTGCGCGCGAGCCCGGAGAACGCGCACAAGCTGTTCGAGGCGGGCCGCAAGGTGCTGGTCTATCCGGGCGGCGACGTGGAGGCGCTCCGGCCGTTCAAGGACCGCGACAAGATCGTGTTCGGCGAGCGACGCGGGTATCTGCGGCTCGCGATCGAAGAGGGTGTGCCGCTGATCCCGGTGGTCACGGCGGGCGCGCACGCGGGGCTGATGGTGCTCGACGACGGCGGGCGCATCGCGCGGTGGCTCGGGATCGATCGGCTGCTGCGCGTGAAGGTGTGCCCGGTGGTGCTGTCGGTGCCGTGGGGGCTGACGATCGGGTTCCCGCCGCCGTACGTGCCGGTGCCGACGCGGATGTTCATGGAGGTGCTCGAGCCGATGAAGCTCGAGCGCTCGGGGTCGGACGCGGCGAACGATCGGGAGTACGTCGATCGCTGCCATCGGCGTGTGGTGGGCACGATGCAGGCGGCGCTGACGCGGCTCGCGCGGGAGCGAGCGGCGGACAAGCGGACGCGGCAGCTGTCGAAGCTGGACCGGGTGGTGGACTGGATGGGGCTGTCGCCCGAGCAGCGCGATGCGATCGAGGAGCTCGCGGTGCGGTCGCACGTGATGCCGGGGCGTGAGGTGGAGCGTCCGGCGTGGACGACGCTGCCGGCGGTGGACGAGCGGGCCCGGGAAGTGGAGCTCGACGAGCTGGAGAGCGGCGAGCACGTGATCGGGACGGGCGCGCAGTCGGTGGCGGTGGCTCGGGTTTGA
- a CDS encoding ferric reductase-like transmembrane domain-containing protein — translation MSELDVLRTSGWAAALLLVATLAMTPLSRVLPRARSARRALGIASAIGACAHATIATRTYLDWRGLPSAIAGVAWLRSGALALALLLPLLITSFPIATRALRIRAWKPLHRLVYAVAALVLHHVLLAPFAPRAWGIALGAAFAGLAILRVTPHRRSSEVPVADAGRSVEP, via the coding sequence GTGAGCGAGCTCGACGTGCTGCGCACGAGCGGTTGGGCGGCCGCGCTGCTCCTCGTCGCGACGCTGGCGATGACGCCGCTCTCGCGGGTCCTGCCGCGGGCGCGCTCCGCGCGGCGGGCGCTCGGGATCGCGAGCGCAATCGGCGCGTGCGCGCACGCCACGATCGCGACACGTACGTACCTCGACTGGCGCGGACTGCCGTCGGCGATCGCCGGCGTCGCGTGGCTGCGATCGGGCGCCCTCGCGTTGGCGCTGCTGCTGCCGCTGCTGATCACGTCGTTCCCGATCGCGACGCGAGCCCTGCGAATCCGCGCGTGGAAGCCGCTGCATCGGCTCGTCTACGCGGTCGCCGCGCTGGTGCTGCACCACGTGCTGCTCGCTCCGTTCGCCCCGCGCGCGTGGGGAATCGCGCTCGGCGCGGCATTCGCAGGGCTGGCGATCCTGCGGGTGACGCCCCATCGTCGCTCGAGCGAGGTCCCCGTCGCCGATGCGGGCCGCTCGGTCGAGCCGTGA
- a CDS encoding RNB domain-containing ribonuclease has translation MLPRPQLRTRFAAIVAPDGHSLRVLIEDEPLPLITPATPGAIVLARRDADAAHVLRELAAPGTALAELHAIAARFGVDIAFPDDVMSEVERTVADPRLDAPELADLEALAFVTIDSAHAKDLDQAIHVAPRPDGGWIVRYAIADAGSYVPRGSALFAEALRRGASYYLPGLSIPMLPRPLSEGTVSLNPDGPRRALVFEMHLDAQGRSLATELVRARIRSRAKLSFESVQQLFDDPARSELTGTEMEPSLRAMAEVGEARLREAAERDVVRYRRRDVDVALSSAAGERFVVLEGVRADVELWNEQISLLCNAEGARLLAETDAPFVQPIYRIHPPPDPERVESLREAIVRIVDAHRLPDEWKWDEGRASLAVYVASLPDHGPHARVARAIQRQAILTNVRSRYATEPATHHGVGFEPYARFSAPMREVVGVYLHAEALQMLEGRAIDDEDAEALRERVVESANRSKDVQRAITDLVNRRVIDRLFEADLAEPRASRRTWRGTVMGVAGSKLHVQLDDPGIDVKVYLYDLAQGWGGVWLEPDEHGVVLREQKTKRVRAIVGDAITIRVLKRDEGRDRWVLEALAIGAEAER, from the coding sequence GTGCTTCCTCGCCCCCAGCTCCGGACCCGCTTCGCCGCGATCGTCGCTCCCGACGGCCACTCCCTCCGCGTCCTCATCGAGGACGAGCCCCTCCCGCTCATCACCCCCGCCACCCCCGGCGCGATCGTCCTCGCCCGCCGCGACGCCGACGCCGCCCACGTCCTCCGCGAGCTCGCCGCGCCCGGCACCGCTCTCGCCGAGCTCCACGCGATCGCCGCGCGCTTCGGCGTCGACATCGCCTTCCCCGACGACGTCATGTCCGAGGTCGAGCGCACCGTCGCCGACCCGCGCCTCGACGCGCCCGAGCTCGCCGACCTCGAGGCCCTCGCCTTCGTCACGATCGACTCCGCGCACGCGAAGGACCTCGACCAAGCGATCCACGTCGCGCCCCGGCCCGACGGCGGCTGGATCGTCCGCTACGCAATCGCCGACGCCGGCTCCTACGTCCCGCGCGGCAGCGCCCTCTTCGCCGAAGCGCTCCGCCGCGGCGCCAGCTACTACCTGCCCGGGCTCTCGATCCCGATGCTCCCTCGCCCGCTCTCCGAGGGCACCGTCTCGCTCAACCCCGACGGCCCGCGCCGCGCCCTCGTTTTCGAGATGCACCTCGACGCGCAGGGTCGCTCGCTCGCCACGGAGCTCGTCCGCGCGCGCATCCGCAGCCGCGCGAAGCTGAGCTTCGAGTCGGTCCAGCAGCTCTTCGACGATCCCGCTCGCAGCGAGCTCACCGGCACCGAGATGGAGCCGTCGCTCCGCGCGATGGCCGAGGTCGGCGAAGCGCGCCTCCGCGAAGCCGCCGAGCGCGACGTCGTGCGCTATCGCCGTCGCGACGTGGACGTCGCGCTCTCGAGCGCCGCCGGAGAGCGCTTCGTCGTGCTCGAAGGCGTGCGCGCCGACGTCGAGCTCTGGAACGAGCAGATCTCGCTGCTCTGCAACGCCGAAGGCGCGCGCCTCCTCGCCGAGACCGACGCGCCGTTCGTACAGCCGATCTATCGCATCCACCCGCCGCCCGATCCCGAGCGCGTCGAGAGCCTCCGCGAGGCGATCGTGCGCATCGTCGACGCGCATCGCCTCCCCGACGAGTGGAAGTGGGACGAAGGCCGCGCGAGCCTCGCGGTGTACGTCGCGTCGCTCCCGGATCACGGCCCGCATGCGCGCGTCGCGCGCGCCATCCAGCGCCAGGCGATCCTCACGAACGTCCGCTCGCGCTACGCGACCGAGCCCGCGACCCACCACGGCGTCGGCTTCGAGCCCTACGCGCGCTTCTCCGCGCCGATGCGCGAGGTCGTCGGCGTCTACCTGCACGCCGAAGCGCTCCAGATGCTGGAAGGTCGCGCCATCGACGACGAGGACGCCGAAGCGCTGCGCGAGCGCGTCGTCGAATCGGCGAACCGAAGCAAGGACGTGCAGCGCGCGATCACCGATCTCGTGAACCGCCGCGTGATCGATCGCTTGTTCGAGGCCGATCTGGCCGAGCCTCGCGCCTCCCGACGCACCTGGCGCGGCACCGTGATGGGCGTGGCGGGCAGCAAGCTGCACGTGCAGCTCGACGATCCCGGCATCGACGTGAAGGTCTATCTCTACGATCTCGCGCAGGGCTGGGGCGGCGTGTGGCTCGAGCCCGACGAGCACGGCGTCGTGCTGCGAGAGCAGAAGACCAAGCGCGTGCGCGCGATCGTCGGCGACGCGATCACGATCCGCGTGCTGAAGCGCGACGAAGGACGCGATCGATGGGTGCTCGAGGCGCTCGCGATCGGCGCGGAGGCAGAACGATGA